The following coding sequences lie in one Thermoanaerobaculia bacterium genomic window:
- a CDS encoding hemolysin family protein, whose amino-acid sequence MKPAWLYVFLAIYSLFHFFGHTLQRVNLLKWKHLLEKYPQRFTVVARLGENVNLIKAVIDLYRFVFFAAAMIFAVSLLGVRDAAIGTAVYFLIITFVTGLFLRGEGAEKALLFLFPLMKIFLVPLFPFISAASHDKIDLDQEEEPTDEEVSAYITLGKDEGFIEPMEEELIQSVVAFSDTLVREVMTPRTDMVVAKADDSWNDLVRAFMTSRHSRIPVIGENLDDVLGVVHVKDCLEIVYGNQMDKPLQTIIRNPWFVPETKRLFDLLTEMRESHQHMAIVVDEYGGTAGLVTLEDLLEEIVGDIADEHEDDESEVVELSSGVFSLDGKAHVDVLDDLFDLSIEDASYDTIGGLLVTVLGQVPEPGAVHVHRGIRFEVTDSDNRRVRRVTVSRANGGVGSSAEP is encoded by the coding sequence ATGAAACCTGCCTGGCTCTATGTTTTTCTGGCTATCTATTCCCTGTTTCATTTTTTTGGACATACTCTGCAGCGTGTCAACCTGTTGAAATGGAAACACCTGTTGGAAAAATACCCGCAAAGGTTCACCGTCGTCGCCCGTCTGGGAGAAAATGTGAACCTTATCAAGGCCGTCATTGATCTTTACCGCTTTGTTTTTTTTGCCGCTGCGATGATCTTTGCCGTCAGTCTTCTAGGTGTTCGGGATGCGGCAATTGGTACAGCAGTCTATTTTCTAATCATTACATTTGTCACCGGTCTTTTTCTGAGGGGAGAAGGTGCAGAGAAAGCCCTTCTCTTTCTCTTTCCCCTCATGAAAATCTTCCTCGTCCCCCTCTTTCCCTTCATATCCGCAGCGAGCCATGACAAAATCGACCTGGATCAGGAGGAGGAGCCGACCGATGAAGAAGTCAGCGCCTATATCACCCTTGGGAAAGATGAGGGATTTATCGAGCCCATGGAAGAGGAGCTGATTCAATCGGTTGTGGCCTTTTCCGATACGCTGGTCCGCGAGGTCATGACGCCAAGGACCGATATGGTCGTAGCCAAAGCGGATGACTCATGGAATGATCTGGTGCGGGCCTTTATGACCTCCCGCCATTCCAGAATTCCTGTCATTGGTGAAAATCTGGACGATGTCCTGGGAGTAGTGCACGTCAAGGATTGTCTGGAAATTGTATATGGAAACCAGATGGATAAGCCGTTACAGACCATTATCCGCAACCCATGGTTTGTGCCCGAGACAAAGAGGCTCTTTGATCTTTTGACTGAGATGCGGGAGTCCCATCAACATATGGCCATCGTCGTGGATGAATATGGGGGCACCGCGGGTCTCGTGACCCTGGAAGATCTCCTTGAGGAGATCGTAGGCGACATCGCCGACGAGCATGAAGATGATGAGAGCGAAGTGGTTGAATTATCCTCGGGAGTGTTCAGCCTGGACGGGAAAGCCCACGTTGACGTTCTGGATGACCTTTTCGATCTTTCGATTGAGGACGCGAGCTACGATACGATCGGCGGACTGCTCGTCACAGTCCTGGGACAGGTTCCGGAACCCGGAGCGGTTCATGTCCATCGAGGTATACGTTTTGAAGTCACCGATTCGGATAACCGTCGAGTCCGAAGGGTGACGGTTTCCCGCGCAAATGGAGGAGTCGGGTCATCTGCTGAACCGTGA
- a CDS encoding HDIG domain-containing protein, which yields MKSKSLTWASLERTRTIWKGLLERYWVWAILFAAAVVLLNMPSLGIRWQDMREGEVSTEDIVLPIDIQVEDVEATEARLEEARKSVKPVFDYNPFMASSIVDHISTFFSLNRAELSRGAEPIRGGGDIVLKDDTFAFCVEKKFSQDLEETLNALIPKIYRNPIVANKIFLMSLHSTGYVEQTITSSRETETFDVFNPKGYPEEVEEFLLTELQAVRGYTRKDKGLMKQLLLDNIQPNLTYNALETQRRREAAASRIHTIVRNYPAGSILVRRGERFEREDLQVLEVLRQQQRMGTHWTHQIGVFFYALLAIIFFIVVVRLRKVTLYGQSPDMTLGVTFILSILFLCLVKVLAAFGVRLSLSFTSFPFDQKTLYLYAIPFPLGAFIIQLLSGYPLVVAFSLVFAHFASMIAGNYSIFFPYVLAGSLAVAISLQRIRTRSDVTKAGILAGGVNVMIVVIQALTSQTVSGVSSLFFTILFAFGGGILTAILVSFLSPIIETIFGVTTDLRLMELSNATHPVLRQLAISAPGTYIHSFNMALLAERAAEIIGANPLIVRVACLFHDIGKIKQPQYFIENQKGDNPHHQLQPGMSRMVLRNHVLKGVEIAKQYRLPQVVIDAIRQHHGKKLMTYFYEAAKEREQSSVEDTDYRYPGPIPQTKEMGILLLADAVEASARSLDEPSPGKFRNVVQTIIQRSIEDGQLVECPITLDDMRQITQSFSETLTSMHHNRIAYPGYSFDEDQKEKEQNGNHSTEAKTLQDPESR from the coding sequence ATGAAGTCAAAGTCCCTCACATGGGCCAGCCTGGAGCGGACCCGTACCATCTGGAAAGGTCTTCTGGAACGGTACTGGGTCTGGGCGATTCTTTTCGCTGCGGCCGTTGTCCTGTTGAATATGCCTTCGCTGGGGATTCGCTGGCAGGATATGCGGGAGGGAGAAGTATCGACGGAGGATATCGTACTTCCCATCGATATCCAGGTAGAAGATGTCGAAGCTACCGAGGCCCGTCTTGAGGAGGCACGAAAATCGGTAAAGCCGGTATTTGACTACAACCCCTTTATGGCATCCTCCATTGTGGATCACATATCCACCTTTTTCTCCCTTAATCGTGCGGAGTTGAGCCGGGGCGCAGAACCGATTCGAGGAGGGGGGGATATCGTTCTGAAGGATGACACCTTTGCCTTCTGTGTGGAAAAGAAATTTTCCCAGGATCTGGAAGAGACGTTAAATGCTCTGATTCCAAAGATCTATCGAAATCCGATCGTTGCCAACAAAATCTTTCTCATGAGCCTTCACTCCACAGGATATGTTGAGCAGACGATTACATCCTCACGGGAAACGGAAACCTTTGACGTCTTCAATCCGAAGGGGTATCCCGAGGAAGTTGAGGAATTTCTCCTGACGGAACTCCAGGCCGTCCGGGGGTACACCCGCAAAGATAAAGGGCTGATGAAACAGCTCCTTCTCGATAATATCCAGCCAAACCTGACCTATAACGCGCTGGAAACGCAGAGGCGAAGGGAAGCTGCGGCATCCCGAATCCATACCATCGTGAGAAACTACCCGGCCGGATCCATCCTGGTCCGTCGAGGTGAGCGGTTTGAGCGCGAAGATCTTCAGGTTCTGGAAGTTTTACGGCAGCAGCAGCGGATGGGAACTCACTGGACTCACCAGATTGGAGTTTTCTTCTATGCTCTGCTCGCCATCATCTTCTTCATCGTCGTGGTCCGGCTCAGAAAGGTCACATTGTACGGTCAGAGCCCGGATATGACCCTGGGTGTCACCTTCATTCTCTCCATTCTTTTTCTCTGCCTTGTCAAGGTGCTTGCGGCCTTTGGTGTCCGGCTTTCCCTCTCGTTCACTTCATTTCCCTTTGATCAGAAAACACTCTATCTTTATGCCATTCCCTTTCCTCTGGGTGCCTTTATCATTCAGCTTTTGAGCGGATACCCTCTGGTTGTGGCTTTTTCTCTTGTTTTTGCCCACTTTGCCTCCATGATCGCGGGAAATTACTCTATCTTTTTCCCCTATGTTCTTGCGGGGTCTCTGGCTGTGGCCATCTCTCTTCAGCGGATACGGACCCGATCGGATGTGACCAAGGCGGGGATTCTTGCCGGCGGGGTGAATGTGATGATCGTCGTGATCCAGGCTCTCACCTCGCAGACCGTCTCCGGTGTGAGCAGTCTCTTTTTCACGATTCTCTTTGCCTTCGGTGGAGGTATCCTCACGGCCATCCTGGTCAGTTTTCTCTCTCCGATCATCGAAACCATCTTTGGAGTCACGACCGATCTGCGCCTCATGGAACTCTCGAATGCCACACACCCCGTCCTGCGACAGCTGGCAATCTCTGCGCCCGGAACCTATATCCATTCCTTCAACATGGCCCTTCTTGCCGAGCGGGCTGCGGAAATAATCGGAGCCAATCCCCTGATCGTCCGGGTGGCCTGTCTCTTTCACGATATCGGAAAGATTAAACAGCCGCAATATTTTATTGAAAATCAGAAGGGTGATAATCCCCATCACCAGCTGCAGCCTGGAATGAGCAGGATGGTTCTCAGGAACCACGTACTCAAGGGTGTCGAGATCGCCAAACAGTACCGGCTGCCCCAGGTGGTTATCGATGCCATCCGCCAGCACCATGGAAAAAAATTGATGACCTATTTTTATGAGGCTGCGAAGGAGCGAGAGCAATCTTCCGTTGAAGATACAGACTATCGATATCCCGGGCCGATACCCCAGACCAAGGAAATGGGAATCCTGCTTCTTGCGGATGCCGTGGAAGCTTCGGCTCGAAGTCTGGATGAACCTTCTCCCGGGAAGTTCCGAAATGTGGTTCAAACGATTATCCAGCGAAGCATAGAAGATGGTCAGCTGGTCGAGTGTCCAATTACGCTGGATGATATGAGGCAGATTACCCAGTCGTTTTCAGAAACCCTGACATCGATGCACCATAACCGCATTGCCTATCCGGGGTATTCTTTTGATGAAGATCAAAAAGAAAAGGAACAGAATGGAAATCACAGTACTGAAGCGAAGACCCTTCAAGACCCCGAATCCCGGTAA
- a CDS encoding GntG family PLP-dependent aldolase, whose product MIDLRSDTVTRPTRAMRLAMMNAEVGDDVYEEDPTIGKLESSVADLLGKEAAIFVPTGSMGNQIAVHIHASSGDEVILEAKSHIYNFEMGAMAALTGAVPRILPGEGGLPDPEAVKKAILPPLTYRSKTALIALENTHNLHGGRILPQKGVSAVLQVARENNLPTHLDGARLWHTAKALNVPESDLAQGFDSVMVCLSKGLCAPIGSVLCGSRTFIAKARRVRKMFGGGMRQVGILGAAGLEALAMRDRLGEDHEKALRAARRLAALPGISLDLDSVETNILVFTLDHPLGPDVFQRKSIEKGVLLSRLGDTFRLVTHHDVSFEEVERAVDILEEILR is encoded by the coding sequence ATGATCGACCTTCGTTCCGATACTGTAACCCGGCCCACCAGGGCAATGCGCCTTGCCATGATGAACGCAGAGGTGGGGGACGATGTCTATGAAGAAGATCCCACTATTGGCAAGCTGGAATCCTCCGTCGCCGACCTTCTGGGAAAAGAAGCCGCCATCTTTGTTCCCACGGGAAGCATGGGGAATCAGATTGCCGTTCATATCCATGCCTCTTCTGGTGACGAAGTCATCCTTGAAGCGAAGAGCCATATCTATAACTTTGAAATGGGAGCCATGGCGGCCCTTACCGGAGCGGTACCGAGGATTCTCCCGGGGGAGGGCGGTCTTCCCGATCCCGAAGCCGTAAAGAAGGCAATCCTTCCCCCTCTTACCTATCGATCGAAAACGGCATTGATCGCTTTAGAAAACACACACAACCTGCACGGGGGAAGAATCCTGCCACAGAAAGGTGTTTCTGCTGTTCTTCAAGTAGCCCGTGAGAATAATCTTCCCACTCATCTTGATGGAGCACGTCTCTGGCACACCGCAAAAGCACTGAATGTCCCGGAGTCCGATCTGGCGCAGGGATTCGATTCGGTCATGGTGTGCCTGTCCAAGGGATTATGCGCTCCGATTGGCAGCGTACTGTGCGGCTCTCGCACCTTTATTGCAAAGGCGAGACGTGTCCGAAAGATGTTCGGAGGTGGAATGAGACAGGTCGGAATCCTGGGAGCCGCAGGGCTGGAGGCGCTTGCTATGCGCGACCGGCTGGGGGAAGACCATGAGAAAGCGCTGCGCGCGGCCCGTCGCCTGGCTGCTCTCCCGGGAATCAGCCTGGATCTGGATTCTGTGGAAACGAATATCCTGGTCTTTACCCTGGATCACCCCCTGGGGCCCGATGTTTTTCAGCGGAAATCCATCGAGAAAGGTGTCCTTCTTTCACGACTCGGAGATACCTTCCGGCTGGTGACCCACCATGATGTTTCCTTCGAAGAGGTGGAACGGGCGGTTGACATTCTGGAGGAGATATTGAGATAA
- a CDS encoding sigma-54 dependent transcriptional regulator: protein MRDVLLIEDEEVLGKNLQKFLEMEGWNPTLARTGKEGIIHFSASHPQVVLLDLNLPDIHGLDVLKNIRRLDGSIPVLILTAYGSIESVVSTMREGATDYLTKPIDLDTLAMTLERAVESYRMKIQLSYYRRSRGFSEQIEVIGSSPASQEFRSNIQKILQILQHQGRDHNLVIVGETGSGKTFTARSIFHMSPKKDGPFVEAYCPNLPEEDPLLEILGSDGEQPLLGLVEIAAGGALLLDGIDHLPPSAQVRLRPLLEERRYRKRGGGREFQTSLFFISTISATSLENEDPSLWDPSFRETASQIVLRVPALRERSEDILELMDIFSSHLAVRHRVRMKSFTSSAQTYLLQYPWPGNILELKNFIERVYMLCEQTVLDRDDLKSHLPMAMESFSLTLPPEGISVPLMEQDLIRQALQRSGNRFREAARLLHLTPGQLQAKMRSYQMQTPRESTGDMIDDES from the coding sequence ATGCGTGATGTCCTGTTGATTGAGGATGAAGAAGTTCTTGGAAAGAATCTACAGAAATTTCTTGAGATGGAAGGATGGAACCCAACACTGGCTCGAACCGGTAAGGAGGGGATTATCCATTTTTCCGCCTCTCATCCTCAGGTCGTTCTTCTCGACCTGAACCTTCCCGATATCCATGGACTGGATGTTCTGAAAAATATCCGCCGACTCGATGGTTCCATACCCGTATTGATATTGACCGCCTATGGGTCAATTGAAAGCGTCGTTTCAACTATGCGGGAAGGAGCGACGGATTATCTGACCAAACCGATTGATCTGGATACCCTGGCGATGACCCTTGAGCGTGCGGTGGAGTCGTACAGGATGAAAATTCAGCTCTCCTATTACCGTCGCTCCCGGGGCTTTTCCGAGCAGATCGAGGTCATCGGGTCATCACCTGCAAGTCAGGAATTCCGGTCGAATATTCAGAAAATTCTTCAGATCCTTCAACACCAGGGCAGGGACCACAATCTTGTCATCGTCGGGGAGACCGGTTCCGGAAAGACCTTTACGGCAAGATCGATTTTTCATATGAGCCCCAAAAAGGACGGGCCCTTTGTCGAAGCCTACTGTCCTAACCTTCCGGAGGAGGATCCGCTTCTTGAAATCCTGGGGTCCGACGGAGAGCAACCTCTCCTGGGACTTGTGGAAATTGCCGCAGGCGGTGCACTGTTGCTGGATGGGATCGATCACCTTCCTCCTTCAGCCCAGGTCAGACTTCGACCGTTGCTGGAAGAGAGGCGATACCGGAAGCGGGGAGGAGGCAGAGAATTTCAAACGTCCCTCTTTTTTATTTCGACCATCTCTGCAACCTCGCTTGAAAACGAAGATCCGTCCCTGTGGGATCCATCCTTTCGCGAGACAGCTTCACAAATTGTTCTCAGGGTCCCTGCATTGAGGGAAAGATCGGAGGATATCCTCGAATTGATGGATATCTTTTCTTCCCATCTGGCGGTTCGGCACCGGGTCCGGATGAAATCGTTCACATCCTCAGCCCAGACCTATCTGCTCCAGTACCCCTGGCCGGGGAATATTTTAGAATTGAAAAATTTTATCGAGCGGGTTTACATGTTATGTGAGCAGACAGTCCTGGATCGGGATGATTTGAAGTCTCATCTTCCCATGGCCATGGAATCTTTTTCCCTGACGCTTCCCCCGGAGGGTATCAGTGTTCCTCTGATGGAACAGGATCTTATTCGACAGGCTCTTCAAAGGAGCGGGAATCGATTTCGGGAAGCTGCGAGACTGTTGCATCTTACCCCCGGCCAGCTACAGGCAAAAATGAGGTCTTATCAGATGCAGACACCCAGAGAAAGCACCGGAGACATGATCGATGACGAATCGTGA
- a CDS encoding PhoH family protein, with protein MTNREHHLQISLPASVQRTLFGSHDRHLVKMEKTFQVKISARGGKVTLRGKEENVALVGRILMELSDLMESGHPLNGADIENSIDMASHNHGASLTEFFSEGEVQPSIMRFVQPRSPKQKLYLEAIKDDDMVIAIGPAGTGKTYLAVGMACAYLMEHKVRRIILTRPAVEAGEKLGFLPGDIAAKVDPFLRPLYDALYDMLGYDKVTQLIKKGVIEIAPIAFMRGRTLNEAFIILDEAQNTTTEQMKMFLTRMGFSSKVVVTGDITQIDLPPGKRSGLKEAKWILDGVDGIMIVEMDERDVVRHPLVQEIITAYERAEDS; from the coding sequence ATGACGAATCGTGAACATCATCTGCAGATTTCCCTACCCGCTTCGGTTCAGCGGACCCTCTTTGGAAGCCATGACCGCCATCTCGTCAAGATGGAAAAAACCTTCCAGGTCAAAATATCCGCCCGGGGAGGAAAGGTCACCCTGCGGGGAAAAGAGGAAAACGTCGCCCTTGTGGGGCGAATTCTCATGGAGCTGAGCGATTTGATGGAGTCGGGTCATCCGCTGAATGGAGCCGATATCGAAAACAGTATCGACATGGCTTCCCATAACCACGGAGCATCCCTCACAGAGTTCTTTTCAGAGGGGGAAGTTCAACCTTCTATCATGCGCTTCGTTCAACCCAGAAGTCCGAAGCAGAAATTGTATCTGGAAGCCATCAAGGACGATGACATGGTCATCGCCATTGGTCCCGCAGGTACCGGAAAAACCTATCTGGCCGTAGGCATGGCGTGTGCGTACCTGATGGAACATAAGGTACGTCGGATTATTCTGACCCGACCTGCTGTCGAAGCCGGGGAAAAGCTGGGATTTCTTCCCGGTGATATCGCGGCCAAGGTCGATCCATTTCTGCGTCCGCTCTACGATGCCCTCTACGATATGCTGGGGTACGACAAAGTCACACAGCTCATCAAAAAGGGTGTCATCGAAATCGCTCCGATTGCCTTCATGAGGGGAAGAACCCTGAATGAAGCCTTTATCATCCTTGATGAAGCACAGAACACGACGACGGAACAGATGAAGATGTTTCTGACCCGGATGGGCTTCTCATCGAAGGTTGTGGTTACGGGCGATATCACGCAGATCGATCTTCCTCCAGGAAAGCGTTCCGGCCTGAAGGAGGCAAAATGGATTCTCGATGGCGTGGATGGTATCATGATCGTAGAAATGGACGAGCGAGATGTGGTGAGACATCCCCTGGTGCAGGAAATTATCACAGCCTATGAGAGGGCGGAAGATTCATGA
- a CDS encoding S24/S26 family peptidase gives MSRMEHAHREALQNVLIESTTGSFRVKVSGESMVPSLRDGDNVLVRKSWLYLPGDILAFLQGDQIILHRLLGWNFISGHWSWIAKGDNRSALDRPFRRASVVGKVVQIERDQHTWKESGIARLGHWLASLRHYVSSRI, from the coding sequence ATGTCTCGAATGGAACACGCGCATCGTGAGGCACTTCAGAATGTTCTGATAGAATCCACAACGGGCTCTTTCCGGGTGAAGGTGTCAGGGGAGAGCATGGTTCCGTCCCTTCGGGATGGGGATAATGTTCTGGTTCGAAAGTCCTGGCTCTATCTTCCGGGAGATATTCTGGCCTTTCTCCAGGGGGATCAGATCATTCTCCACAGGCTCCTTGGATGGAATTTTATCTCCGGGCACTGGTCATGGATTGCCAAGGGAGACAACCGATCCGCACTGGATCGACCCTTTCGTAGAGCATCCGTTGTGGGCAAGGTAGTTCAAATTGAGCGGGACCAGCATACCTGGAAGGAATCGGGTATTGCACGGTTGGGCCACTGGCTTGCAAGCCTTCGTCACTATGTCTCTTCCCGGATTTAA
- the ybeY gene encoding rRNA maturation RNase YbeY — protein sequence MEITVLKRRPFKTPNPGKIRGWVFTALSRIGKKYSGAGLLFCGPRTMVAYQKAYRGKDVVTDVLSFPGEEGYLGDIVVCVDQVRRQAEESNVEFEAELQAMVVHGVLHCAGFDHEKDRGEMMKLQREILKS from the coding sequence ATGGAAATCACAGTACTGAAGCGAAGACCCTTCAAGACCCCGAATCCCGGTAAGATCCGAGGATGGGTCTTCACTGCATTGAGTCGGATTGGAAAGAAATACAGCGGGGCAGGCTTACTCTTTTGCGGCCCCAGGACCATGGTGGCCTACCAGAAAGCGTATCGAGGAAAGGATGTTGTCACCGATGTTCTCTCTTTTCCCGGTGAAGAAGGATATCTTGGCGACATAGTGGTTTGCGTGGATCAGGTCAGACGTCAGGCAGAAGAATCGAACGTCGAATTTGAAGCGGAACTGCAAGCCATGGTCGTTCATGGTGTTCTGCACTGTGCCGGGTTTGATCACGAAAAGGACAGAGGGGAAATGATGAAGCTGCAGAGGGAGATTCTGAAATCATGA